The Plasmodium knowlesi strain H genome assembly, chromosome: 5 genome has a window encoding:
- a CDS encoding phosphoglucomutase-2, putative has product MRYYNLLSKINFGKNLRANLQAKRTFSGGVNGEKGKYAKEGKGKYVLCTAVTSVALSVALTYAYENYVLYKWNHKYDYSYNPHVKTIENKLKEKKEGKREKKHVSKNIILVRHGQYIRKNANDENAKKLTKEGCKQADMTGKKLKDILKDKKISVIYHSDLIRAKETAEIISKYFPNAQLINDPNLNEGTPFLPDPIPKSSKFDKNKIQVDNKRINKAYESYFYQPPGDEDEYQLVICHGNVIRYFLCRALQLPLFAWLRFSSYNCGITWLVLDDEGSVVLREFGSVSHLPFDSVTYF; this is encoded by the coding sequence ATGCGATACTACAACCTACTgagcaaaataaatttcgGGAAAAACCTGAGAGCGAATCTGCAGGCGAAGCGAACGTTTAGCGGAGGGGTGAAcggagaaaaagggaaatacgCCAAGGAGGGAAAGGGCAAGTACGTTCTCTGTACAGCAGTGACATCAGTGGCACTCTCAGTTGCCTTGACCTACGCATACGAAAACTATGTTCTCTACAAATGGAACCACAAGTACGACTATTCATACAATCCCCACGTGAAGACCATCGAAAATaagttgaaagaaaaaaaagaaggaaagagagaaaaaaaacatgtatCCAAAAATATAATACTCGTTCGACATGGACAGTACATACGAAAAAACgcaaatgatgaaaatgcaaaaaaattaaccaaaGAAGGATGTAAACAAGCGGATatgacaggaaaaaaattaaaagatattttaaaagataAGAAAATCAGTGTTATATACCATTCAGATTTAATTAGGGCAAAAGAAACCGCAGAGATTATTAGTAAATATTTTCCGAACGCTCAATTAATAAATGATCCAAACTTAAATGAAGGGACTCCTTTTCTACCTGATCCCATTCCTAAGAGCTCtaaatttgataaaaataaaattcaggTGGATAATAAAAGAATCAATAAAGCGTATGAGAGTTACTTCTACCAACCACCTGGTGATGAAGATGAGTACCAGTTAGTGATATGCCATGGGAATGTCATTCGGTACTTTTTATGTAGGGCTTTACAACTTCCTTTGTTTGCTTGGCTCCGTTTTTCAAGCTACAACTGCGGTATTACTTGGCTCGTTCTAGATGACGAGGGTTCCGTCGTTCTTCGTGAATTCGGCTCCGTTTCGCACCTCCCCTTCGACAGCGTTACCTACTTCTGA
- a CDS encoding 26S proteasome AAA-ATPase subunit RPT3, putative: MDNISKYLKEEDYYIKLKILKKQIDILNIQEEYIKEEHKNLKRELIRSKNEIKRIQSVPLIIGQFLDIIDNNYGIVSSTAGSNYYVRILSTLNKEDLKPSVSVALHRHSHSIVNILPSESDSSIQLLQMSERPNVKYTDLGGLDTQKQEMREAVELPLKSPELYEKIGIEPPMGILIYGPPGTGKTMLVKAVANETKVTFIGVVGSEFVQKYLGEGPRMVRDVFRLARENAPSIIFIDEVDAIATKRFDAQTGADREVQRILLELLNQMDGFDKSTNVKVIMATNRADTLDPALLRPGRLDRKIEFPLPDRKQKRLIFQTIISKMNVSSDVNIENFVVRTDKISAADIAAIAQEAGMQAIRKNRYIITANDFEQGYRTHVRKQLRDYEFYNI, translated from the exons atggataatatTAGCAAGTActtgaaggaggaggatTACTACATTAagttaaaaatattgaagaaGCAAATTGACATCTTGAACATACAG GAGGAGTACATCAAGGAGGAGCACAAAAACCTGAAGAGAGAACTGATCAGGTCGAAGAACGAAATCAAGCGCATACAAAGCGTGCCACTCATCATAGGACAATTTCTGGATATAATAGATAACAATTATGGAATAGTGAGTAGTACGGCTGGATCGAACTACTACGTTCGAATTCTTTCTACCCTGAATAAGGAAGACTTAAAACCATCAGTTAGCGTGGCGTTGCACCGACATAGTCATTCTATCGTGAATATCCTTCCATCCGAATCCGATAGCAGCATACAACTACTGCAAATGAGTGAGAGACCAAATGTCAAGTACACAGATTTGGGAGGATTAGACACACAGAAACAGGAAATGAGAGAAGCAGTTGAGTTGCCTCTAAAAAGCCCAGAGCTGtatgaaaaaataggaatagAACCACCCATGGGGATCTTAATATATGGACCACCAGGTACAGGAAAGACAATGCTTGTTAAAGCAGTAGCGAACGAGACAAAAGTTACCTTTATCGGTGTTGTGGGTTCTGAATTTGTACAGAAGTATTTAGGAGAAGGTCCAAGAATGGTGAGAGATGTGTTCAGACTAGCCAGAGAAAATGCCCcttccattatttttattgatGAAGTAGATGCAATAGCGACAAAAAGGTTTGATGCACAAACAGGAGCAGACAGAGAGGTTCAAAGAATTCTTCTCGAATTGCTCAACCAAATGGATGGGTTCGACAAGTCCACTAATGTGAAGGTTATCATGGCAACCAACAGGGCCGATACATTAGATCCTGCGTTGTTGAGACCAGGCAGACTTGATAGAAAAATTGAGTTCCCTCTCCCCGacagaaaacaaaaaagactCATCTTCCAGACCATCATTAGCAAGATGAATGTCAGCAGCGATGTAAACATAGAAAACTTCGTTGTCAGAACGGATAAAATAAGCGCTGCCGACATTGCCGCCATCGCACAGGAGGCAGGCATGCAAGCTATACGGAAGAACCGCTATATCATCACAGCTAACGATTTTGAACAGGGTTACCGCACACATGTTCGAAAGCAACTACGGGATTATGAGTTTTACAACATATAA
- a CDS encoding lysine decarboxylase-like protein, putative, giving the protein MGGMDTLGGEGPLGAAETLQKEDKFLKSDTEEDSDNGQVEVKEIYNKSNFINGKGARLVRIMSEFVGVQDALRDEGIFFTVVVFGSSRSLSNEQYESRKKKLEKKLIKLNDQIKNNIPLTDAQVAEYEGVKKNIEKLQKLKWTTEYYEKIYELSKRLTLFFETEEGQKAVNNISIHLPKVHNFMPNKKGEKSPNNFTVAVCTGGGPGFMEAANKGSRDANGRSLGFMISLPFEKGANKYVDENLSFKFHYFFTRKFWLIYLSLAFIILPGGFGTLDEMMEILTLRQCKKFKRNVPIILFGKDFWSSILNFKKLAEYGLISQEDLDSIFITDCIEEAYNYVINHLKYGSCLSDKS; this is encoded by the coding sequence ATGGGGGGAATGGATACCCTGGGTGGAGAGGGGCCCTTGGGGGCGGCAGAAACACTGCAGAAGGAggataaatttttaaaaagcgaTACGGAAGAAGACAGTGACAATGGCCAAGTGGAAGTGAAGGAGATTTACAATAAAAGCAATTTTATTAATGGGAAGGGTGCTAGACTAGTTCGAATAATGTCGGAATTTGTGGGAGTGCAAGACGCATTACGAGatgaaggaatatttttcacaGTCGTAGTTTTCGGTTCCTCCAGATCATTAAGTAATGAGCAATATGaatcgagaaaaaaaaaattagaaaaaaaacttatcaAACTTAATGACCAAATAAAGAACAACATACCATTAACAGACGCGCAGGTAGCAGAATATgaaggagtaaaaaaaaacattgaaaaattacaaaaattaaaatggacCACAGaatattatgaaaaaatatatgagcTTTCAAAACGattaactttattttttgagACGGAAGAAGGCCAAAAGGCAGTGAATAATATTTCGATCCATTTACCAAAGGTACATAACTTTATgccaaataaaaaaggggagaaaagtcCAAACAATTTTACTGTTGCCGTATGTACAGGAGGAGGACCTGGTTTTATGGAGGCAGCGAACAAGGGCAGTAGAGACGCCAATGGAAGATCCCTAGGCTTTATGATTTCTCTGCCATttgaaaaaggagcaaataaATATGTAGATGAAAACTTATCTTTCaaatttcattatttttttactagAAAATTTtggttaatttatttatctcTAGCTTTTATCATCCTCCCAGGGGGGTTCGGAACTTTAGATGAAATGATGGAGATTCTAACTCTAAGGCAATGTAAGAAGTTTAAGAGGAATGTGCCTATCATTCTTTTTGGAAAAGACTTCTGGTCTAGCATTCTCAATTTTAAGAAGCTAGCTGAGTATGGGCTTATTTCTCAAGAGGATCTAGATTCCATTTTCATTACGGACTGCATTGAGGAGGCATACAACTATGTTATCAACCATTTGAAGTATGGTTCTTGTTTATCAGACAAGTCGTGA
- a CDS encoding 50S ribosomal protein L10, putative, with translation MFLKQAGNRRLSLTLLWCLLHTICLHSICGGNISGGVYKFGAVKVPVQLSSPSTRIITKWRKNIGGRRNVDYSHFIRNTNICQRKKRKSIPIYSRKCSGYRNTREGKNEMIRKIKRILKVTKLLIQLNSFKLTPNMRMDLLINLPRPHVRVHMVKNTLMKLAVENTPFEAIVPYLKESNIYMFIMDEKYIAFTLYGNKSFSSMYKEYKINNCIKMSVYENTILNKSETENLINLKTHSFYFGQVVNKLVQLIGDIPRSIMQVPASIARGIYLHTQKGTSEGQTQ, from the coding sequence ATGTTCTTGAAGCAGGCAGGCAATAGACGTTTGTCCCTAACACTGCTGTGGTGTTTGCTTCACACGATATGTCTGCATAGCATCTGTGGAGGAAATATCTCCGGGGGGGTCTACAAATTCGGTGCAGTAAAGGTGCCAGTTCAGTTATCCTCTCCTTCCACAAGAATAATAaccaagtggagaaaaaacataggaggaagaaggaatgtggactACTCACATTTTATAAGgaatacaaatatatgtcaaaggaaaaagagaaaatctATTCCCATATATAGCAGAAAATGTAGTGGATATCGAAATACcagagaagggaaaaatgaaatgataagaaaaataaaaagaattttaaaaGTAACAAAACTATTGATACAGTTGAATAGTTTCAAGTTAACTCCAAATATGAGGATGGATTTGTTGATAAATTTGCCCAGACCACATGTACGTGTTCATATGGTTAAGAATACGTTAATGAAGCTAGCTGTTGAAAACACGCCATTTGAAGCAATCGTACCCTACCTGAAGGAAAGCAACATCTATATGTTTATCATGGATGAAAAATACATAGCCTTTACTCTCTATGGAAATAAATCTTTCAGTTCAATGTATAAGGAATACAAAATAAACAACTGTATCAAAATGTCTGTTTATGAAAATACAATTTTGAACAAGAGTGAAACggaaaatttaataaatttaaaaacgcacagtttttattttggacAAGTGGTGAACAAACTGGTCCAATTAATTGGGGACATCCCTCGCTCCATTATGCAGGTCCCCGCCTCCATAGCACGCGGTATTTATTTGCACACACAGAAGGGCACGAGTGAAGGGCAGACACAGTGA
- a CDS encoding ubiquitin carboxyl-terminal hydrolase 13, putative, with product MTDIKSVVTSISASIREPSKDDVIYLDECSVTGYKDIFEDGVFVDLVSFESFGLKCLKYNYKRAEEGSVQSPGVHGGRFYLNIKKKKKLLEKIEKSEIKNLTLNVEGGFKESKVYEYQLEYSLYDLETNLYISLDQVEDERVKSICNKIISHKNELKKENPNKWINEIKESKYAKDLVQLPNITIKNENLECAVCKAKKNIWLNLSDGYIGCGRKIFNYGGGCLNNEEGAALRHYYESGKKYPLVVKIGTITKEGEADVFSYADDENDSVIDPYIDVHLKNLGINITNLNKTEVTTLEKEIKENQNINFSSILDKDTELVCREGKVGFINLGNTCYMNCALQVFLSIKEVSYRYIDNQLDFLLTLGRENKTHQDMFIQYAKLCSMVFKEDYINKKKNYIKKFKGECEKRNVDVTYDSDVDEENSVSINPSMFRTCLNQKGNSFCNNNQQDIFEFLTYLLNELIENENNIFHRLLNGNNSNKRKINQLENVENGGEAEKEEKFKKSNNSNSNSNSNSNSNINSSNISPSEGANAPGDNQHKNEKSLFNLFTFEMEQTIVSDEHNISRSSFQNNILSLDIPLDNTVLKKLEGETSPTSLPHVTLLDCLNNFIKKDYIDEYYSEEKKMKILAQKDIKFKSFPPYLFIHIKRFYADENWNAKKINVLVQADEYINLEFMRSENSRVGGDSRSAYGEGAQDKNSAESSHVGVKNEEYIMEQYKDLVDSLLDLGFEKEKVLESIRKVKVKNVNNCISYIYGEDSVELDPQEISQGTEVNSENLNSIVNMGVNKNVAMAALLINKNDLQKSIDYIFSNLDDLTESKCAAIVNSNKCEDGLANYELVASIVHMGSNANSGHYICYIKDDSKWYVYNDNKIGLCDTNKGKDTAYIHLYKRI from the exons ATGACCGACATTAAAAGCGTTGTGACCTCCATTTCGGCTAGTATCCGCGAACCGTCGAAGGATGATGTTATATACTTGGACGAGTGCAGCGTGAC CGGTTACAAGGACATCTTCGAGGATGGCGTGTTCGTGGACCTCGTTTCCTTCGAGAGCTTCGGTCTGAAGTGCCTTAAGTACAACTACAAGCGAGCGGAGGAGGGTAGCGTCCAGAGCCCAGGGGTACACGGAGGAAGGTTCTACCTGAAtatcaagaagaaaaaaaaattgttggagaagatagaaaaaagcgaaataaaaaatctgaCTCTGAATGTGGAAGGAGGATTCAAGGAGAGTAAGGTGTACGAGTATCAGTTGGAATATTCATTGTACGACTTGGAAACTAATCTGTATATTAGTTTAGATCAAGTGGAAGACGAGCGTGTAAAAAGCATATGTAACAAAATAATTAGTCACAAGAATGAGCTAAAGAAGGAGAACCCGAACAAGTGGATaaacgaaataaaagaaagtaaGTACGCAAAGGATCTAGTACAACTACCAAATAttacaataaaaaatgaaaacctCGAATGTGCAGTTTGCAAAgctaagaaaaatatatggcTGAATTTATCCGATGGGTACATAGGGtgtggaaggaaaatattcaaTTATGGAGGTGGTTGTCTGAACAATGAAGAAGGAGCAGCGTTAAGGCATTATTACGAAAGTGGAAAGAAGTACCCCCTAGTTGTCAAAATAGGAACCATCACCAAGGAAGGTGAAGCAGATGTGTTTTCCTATGcagatgatgaaaatgacAGTGTAATAGATCCGTACATAGATGTACACCTAAAAAATCTAGGAATTAATATAAcaaatttaaacaaaacagAAGTTACCACTTtggagaaagaaataaaagaaaatcaGAACAtcaatttttcttctatacTTGATAAGGATACGGAACTTGTATGTAGAGAAGGGAAGGTTGGATTTATCAACTTAGGAAATACGTGCTACATGAATTGTGCGTTGCAAGTATTCCTCTCCATTAAAGAGGTCAGCTACAGATATATAGACAATCAGTTAGATTTCCTACTAACGTtgggaagggaaaataagACGCACCAAGATATGTTCATTCAATATGCAAAATTATGCAGCATGGTTTTTAAAGAAgattatattaataaaaaaaaaaattatataaaaaagtttaaagGAGAATGTGAGAAGAGAAATGTGGATGTAACGTACGACAGTGAtgtggatgaagaaaattctgTAAGTATCAATCCATCCATGTTTCGAACATGCTTAAATCAAAAGGGAAATTCCTTCTGCAATAATAATCAGCAGGATATTTTCGAGTTTTTAACCTACCTCCTAAATGAACTgatcgaaaatgaaaataatattttccataGACTCCTAAACGGGAATAATTCCAACAAGAGGAAAATCAATCAGTTGGAAAATGTTGAAAACGGGGGGGAAgctgaaaaggaggagaaatttaaaaagagcAACAACAGCAATAGCAACAGCAATAGCAACAGCAATAGCAACATCAATAGCAGTAACATATCCCCATCGGAGGGCGCAAACGCACCAGGGGATAACCAAcacaaaaacgaaaaatcCCTCTTCAATCTCTTCACCTTCGAAATGGAACAAACCATTGTAAGTGATGAGCATAACATAAGTAGGAGCTCTTTCCAAAACAACATCCTCTCATTGGACATACCCCTGGATAATACtgtgttgaaaaaattagaagGAGAAACTTCACCTACCTCTCTCCCTCATGTAACGCTACTAGACTGCCTgaataattttataaaaaaagattaCATTGATGAATACTAtagtgaagagaaaaaaatgaaaatcttAGCCCAGAAGGATATTAAATTTAAGAGCTTCCCTCCTTACCTTTTTATTCACATTAAAAGATTCTATGCGGATGAAAACTGGAACGCAAAGAAGATAAATGTTCTCGTTCAGGCCGATGAATATATCAACTTAGAGTTTATGAGATCGGAGAATAGTCGTGTTGGTGGAGATAGCAGAAGTGCATATGGTGAAGGAGCACAAGATAAGAATTCTGCGGAGTCTTCTCATGTAGGGGTAAAGAACGAGGAGTACATCATGGAACAATATAAGGATCTTGTGGATTCTCTTCTAGATCTAGgatttgaaaaggaaaaagttttGGAATCTATTAGAAAAgtgaaagtaaaaaatgtgaacaactGTATCTCCTACATTTATGGAGAAGACTCCGTAGAACTAGATCCCCAAGAAATAAGCCAAGGAACAGAGGTTAATtcagaaaatttaaattccATCGTCAACATGGGCGTGAACAAGAACGTAGCTATGGCTGCTCTCCTTATAAACAAAAACGACTTGCAAAAATCTATTGattatattttctccaatCTGGATGATCTCACAGAGAGCAAATGCGCTGCGATAGTGAACAGTAACAAGTGCGAAGACGGATTGG CCAACTACGAACTAGTCGCTTCCATCGTGCACATGGGAAGCAACGCTAACTCGGGCCACTACATCTGCTACATAAAGGACGATTCTaa atGGTACGTATACAACGACAACAAGATTGGTCTATGCGACACGAACAAGGGCAAGGACACGGCATACATCCATTTGTACAAGAGGATCTGa